A window from Esox lucius isolate fEsoLuc1 chromosome 16, fEsoLuc1.pri, whole genome shotgun sequence encodes these proteins:
- the klhl38b gene encoding kelch-like protein 38, with protein MDRKPKPLLEVFHYKDKEQPSLLSTQLNRLRKERVLTDVLLCSDNTEVACHRNVLASSSPYFTAMFCHNFRESQQQKVRLKGISSGILSGIVDYVYTGSVVITMDTVLPMMQAASMFQYTRLFEACSHFLQEQLSPENCLSMIRLSDILQCGSLKEKAREMAVRNFSDVSNSEDLCEMSLPELMNYLEDDRLCAEEEQVFETLLAWIHHDPFSRRGAISDLFKKVRLRYIHPTYLFQFIASDPLIQSSNLCTEIIESVRRLMFSVSTRCGSDLKPLWAAPRRYTCQETLVLVGGRKNNEQTSREALLFDEQTQRWQWLAKLPLRLYKASYVCIHSVLYVLGGLTMNTERSVVSTAVYTLSLKTNQWRTAEPMIQARFAHQSVAYLHYIFVLGGLGLEMQLCDTVERYSSMFNQWEVMAPMPTAVLHPAVATNDQRIYLFGGEDAMQNPVRIIQVYHIGRNLWSKMESRTVKNVSAPAAVIDNKIYIVGGYTRRMIAYDTKANRFLKCKNMKERRMHHAATVLGDKLYVTGGRFINGHDIIEDSDSFECYDPKTDMWTSKGTLPYKLFDHGSLSMVCISNKPNLP; from the exons ATGGACCGCAAACCAAAGCCACTCCTGGAGGTGTTCCACTACAAGGACAAGGAGCAGCCGTCCCTCCTCTCGACAcagctgaaccgcctgaggaaGGAGCGGGTCCTCACTGATGTGCTCCTCTGCTCTGACAACACGGAGGTCGCCTGCCATCGCAACGTCTTGGCCTCCAGCAGTCCATACTTCACAGCCATGTTCTGCCACAACTTCAGGGAGAGCCAGCAGCAGAAGGTCAGGCTGAAG GGCATCTCCTCCGGCATCCTGAGCGGCATCGTGGACTATGTCTACACAGGGTCCGTTGTCATCACCATGGACACAGTCCTCCCTATGATGCAGGCAGCCTCCATGTTTCAGTACACCAGGCTGTTCGAGGCGTGTTCCCACTTCCTACAG GAGCAACTGAGCCCGGAGAACTGCCTCAGCATGATTCGCCTGTCAGATATTTTACAATGTGGCAGCCTCAAGGAGAAG GCCAGGGAGATGGCAGTtcgaaacttctctgacgtctCCAACTCAGAGGACCTGTGTGAAATGTCCCTGCCGGAGCTAATGAACTACCTGGAAGATGACCGGCTGTGCGCAGAGGAGGAGCAG GTGTTTGAGACATTACTGGCTTGGATCCACCACGACCCGTTCTCCAGACGTGGCGCCATCTCTGACCTCTTCAAGAAGGTCCGTCTACGCTACATCCACCCCACCTACCTGTTCCAGTTCATCGCAAGCGACCCCCTCATCCAGTCCTCCAACCTCTGCACCGAGATCATCGAGTCCGTCCGCCGCCTCATGTTCTCCGTCAGCACAAGGTGCGGGTCGGACCTCAAGCCCCTGTGGGCAGCCCCGCGGCGCTACACCTGCCAGGAAACCCTGGTGCTGGTCGGGGGCCGGAAGAACAATGAGCAGACCTCCAGGGAGGCGCTGCTCTTCGACGAGCAGACCCAGCGCTGGCAGTGGCTGGCAAAGCTGCCCCTGCGGCTCTACAAGGCCTCGTACGTGTGCATCCACAGCGTACTGTATGTCCTGGGAGGTCTCACCATGAACACCGAGCGCAGCGTGGTCAGCACCGCCGTGTACACCCTCTCCCTGAAGACAAACCAGTGGAGGACGGCCGAACCCATGATCCAGGCCCGCTTTGCCCACCAGAGTGTCGCATACCTGCACTACATATTTGTCCTGGGGGGTCTGGGGCTGGAGATGCAGCTGTGTGACACGGTGGAGCGCTATAGCAGCATGTTCAACCAGTGGGAGGTCATGGCCCCAATGCCTACCGCAGTTCTGCATCCAGCAGTTGCCACCAACGACCAAAGAATCTACCTATTCGGTGGAGAGGATGCAATGCAGAACCCTGTCAGGATAATACAG GTGTATCACATTGGCAGAAATCTGTGGTCCAAGATGGAGAGCAGGACAGTGAAGAACGTTTCTGCTCCAGCAGCCGTCATAGACAACAAGATCTACATTGTTGGAG GATACACTAGGAGAATGATAGCCTACGACACCAAAGCCAACCGGTTCCTAAAGTGCAAGAACATGAAGGAGCGGAGAATGCACCACGCCGCCACGGTTCTCGGCGACAAACTGTACGTGACCGGAGGACGCTTCATCAACGGCCACGACATCATCGAGGACTCGGACAGCTTTGAGTGCTATGACCCAAAGACAGACATGTGGACTTCTAAAGGAACGCTGCCATACAAACTGTTTGACCATGGTTCTCTCTCCATGGTATGCATCTCCAACAAACCCAACCTTCCTTga